In the Chaetodon trifascialis isolate fChaTrf1 chromosome 12, fChaTrf1.hap1, whole genome shotgun sequence genome, TGTGACAGTGCCCAACACTAGTATCCTGAGACAGGCATCTAagtggaattcagccatcattagattattttttACACCTCTGCTTTTCCCACTGTAGTTGTCCTAAATGAAAAAGGTTTCTTGGTAAAAATGACCAGTTTTAAAACTTATTTGAGTCATTTATGTGTCCACTATGATCCCTGAACAGATGACTGTTGTTCATGTCTGTTTTGTTCCTGCCAGGACAAACTGAACCAGACTGATGTATTTAGCACAcgaaaacccaaagatgttccCTCTGGGAGGATGTCCCCAGACCCCCACAGAGGTTATGTCACTGCCCCCAGTCTATCAGCCCCTTGGTGTGCTATAATCTCACCAGTGGCTCCAAATGTGAGgccatgtttttcatgtctgtttgaATGAAGCACATAATCCAGGGCTGGCGGTATACTGCGCAGTCAAATAATTCTCCCAGCAGAGGTGCACCAACCCACTCTCCATTCATCCAGAGTCCCTGGCAGACTGGACCCTCCTATTTGTGTGCAGCTGGACCCTTTCATTATTTACACTTGAAATGATAAtgacatcatgtgtgcacagCTGCACTATTTGCATCCACACGGCATGCATCTGAATTTGTGTGACAAAATGGATAGGTCGAAACGGATCCTCCTGGAATATTTACATGCTAACTATATTCAGATGTGGCggttttctgcttttgtgagtTAATAACAGGGCGAAGTTGAATAGAAAATAGACACAATGCTTTGAAATGGGAGCGATAGGCTAAGTCTGAGCCGcggtcagggtcagggtttcTGTAAGTCAGATGTAAACACAGTGGAAAGTACAGACACATTGCTGCCACTCATATTTCAGTCCTGTGTAGCTTCTTCTGGGTTgaaacagtgtgacagagtTTGTTGAGCTGGCAGCTTCAGTGGCATGATGGCCTGAGGTTCCTGGGTAGGGCATCTCTCTTTGAGGCTGACTCTTTGATTCCCCACTGAGTACAGTTTAAAAGGCTGGAGGCAGATGAATGCCACTATTTTGTCGTTCTGTGCACTTTGTGCAGAGGTTAAGAAGACGATAGGATGACTGGCAAAGGGCTGAGAATGGCAGAGTAGAAGATTTTATTTAATCTCAACAGGTTTAACAAATACAACTCTACCAAGCAAGCACATACACGTACAGTCATGTCAGTGATAGAACTGCTAGAACCTACTAGATAATACAAAACTTGGCCAAACATGTGATCAAGCAAGCCTAGAAGTTACAATGACACTGAATACTAATCGCTGCTTGTCTGTTCTTGGATCCTGCTCAGTTCACACAGCACTGAGTCAGATATGACTGAAACATTCACATGCAGTTCtcagagatggagatggagatggagatggtgGCATTTCGGTGGTGTTTTCCACGCAGTAGGAGCTCTGGATGGGTGTCTCGACTCAAATGATGCTCTGCTTACTCTGAACATCCAAATTTCTGAATCTTCTCCCGTCAGACTCGTTTGTGGAGAATCTCTTTTGGGgcattttgtgtctctggttTAACCACAGAAGAGATAATACTATGGAGCAATACGTCTGCAGTCACTCGCCATTCAACACAGAAAATGCAATACTTCCTAAGACATCCCCTGTATATTATGAAATGTCTATTTACATCAACgcgacatgtttgtgtttgttattcCCGACAGAAGACATATTCAGTGTAGCTTGTCCAGATTTTGTCCTCGTTTGGATCATTGCTGGTGTAGGCGCAGGTGCCCGTGGAGCTGCAGGCCACCATGTGGAAGCCCGCCTCTGTCAGCTTGTCAAACGCCTGCTCTAGAAAATTATACTTCAGATAGTAGCGGGATGTGTATCTCTCCGGGGGCCTGTCCGGGTCTCTGCTCTCATTCAGCGTGTCCCCAAACACTTCTTTGGCCAGAGACGTCTTCCCGCAAACCGTGATGCGCGCCACTCTCCTGAATTTGGCGTCGGTTTGGATGTCTCTGCCAATGGTGTACGAACCGCGGTATCCCACCGTGATATAGCCCGACTTTCTGGAGTCCAGTGATGGAGAGCGCATGGCCCCGCTGACCGACATGGTGCGTAAAGTCTCCACGCCGCCGGAGGAGCCGCACTGCTGCGCGCCTTCCTCCGTGTCACTCTGGCTAATCTCCTCGCTGATTGAATTGTCCTTACTCACCCGGGGGCTGAGGCGTTTGGCAAGGTCCCGCAGCTGGAAAAAGTcagcctccctctgcagtcGACTTTTCTCGGGGAAGTAGTCCGGCAGGACCAAGTTGAGGTCTCGGAGATAATCTAAGATGTAGCGGAACAAGAAGCCGTCCCTGTCCAGGAAGAAGCGCCCCTTGCTGTCTCTCGCCAACTCTTTGGGTGACTTCTTGCTGAACATGTTCCACAGCAGCGAGTCTGGCACGGCGATGAGAGTTTTGTGTCTGGTAACGTAAACCTGGCCGCCGACATTCAGCTCGATGATCTCTGAAAACGGGGAGCCCGAGTCTCCGCAGGTGGACACTCCGCGCTCCGTGTCGGCCA is a window encoding:
- the kctd12.1 gene encoding BTB/POZ domain-containing protein KCTD12.1, translated to MALADTERGVSTCGDSGSPFSEIIELNVGGQVYVTRHKTLIAVPDSLLWNMFSKKSPKELARDSKGRFFLDRDGFLFRYILDYLRDLNLVLPDYFPEKSRLQREADFFQLRDLAKRLSPRVSKDNSISEEISQSDTEEGAQQCGSSGGVETLRTMSVSGAMRSPSLDSRKSGYITVGYRGSYTIGRDIQTDAKFRRVARITVCGKTSLAKEVFGDTLNESRDPDRPPERYTSRYYLKYNFLEQAFDKLTEAGFHMVACSSTGTCAYTSNDPNEDKIWTSYTEYVFCRE